In Myxococcota bacterium, a single genomic region encodes these proteins:
- a CDS encoding SDR family NAD(P)-dependent oxidoreductase produces the protein MSGPLEGQVALVTGGSRGIGKGCVLELAAAGATVYLTGRSEREGDAPLPGTIHATAAEVAAAGGRATALVCDHRDDDAVARVFSQIDAEQGRLDVLVNNAFLIPRQLTSGKPFYETPLSCWDDMIGVGTRSAYVASALAAQRMVPAGRGLIANISSSGAKKYAWHVAYGVGKAALDRITADTAHELAPHGVHVVSLWPGLVLTERVAGNRAQLTGLGKVRGESQRFTGRAVAALAADPNVGEHSGCALASREVAERYGFTDIDGTLPDGPLEKRPIPQRPAGSATP, from the coding sequence ATGAGCGGACCGCTCGAGGGACAGGTCGCGCTCGTTACCGGCGGCAGCCGCGGGATCGGCAAGGGCTGCGTGCTCGAGCTCGCGGCCGCCGGCGCCACCGTCTACCTGACCGGCCGCTCCGAGCGCGAGGGGGACGCGCCCCTGCCGGGCACCATCCACGCCACCGCCGCCGAGGTCGCCGCTGCCGGGGGGCGCGCAACCGCGTTGGTCTGCGATCACCGGGACGACGATGCGGTCGCACGCGTGTTCTCGCAGATCGACGCCGAACAGGGCCGGCTCGACGTGCTCGTCAACAACGCGTTCTTGATTCCCCGCCAGCTCACCTCCGGGAAGCCCTTCTACGAGACGCCGCTGTCCTGCTGGGACGACATGATCGGCGTCGGCACCCGCTCGGCCTATGTCGCCAGCGCGCTCGCGGCTCAGCGCATGGTCCCGGCCGGCCGCGGATTGATCGCGAACATCAGCTCGTCGGGAGCGAAGAAGTACGCCTGGCACGTAGCCTACGGTGTCGGCAAGGCCGCCCTCGATCGGATCACTGCCGACACCGCGCACGAATTGGCGCCCCACGGCGTCCACGTCGTGTCGCTCTGGCCCGGACTCGTCCTGACCGAGCGCGTCGCGGGCAACCGTGCACAGCTCACCGGCCTCGGCAAAGTGCGCGGTGAGTCCCAGCGCTTCACCGGGCGCGCGGTGGCGGCGCTGGCCGCCGATCCGAACGTGGGCGAGCACAGTGGGTGCGCGCTCGCGTCGCGCGAGGTCGCCGAGCGCTACGGGTTCACCGACATCGATGGCACCCTGCCCGACGGACCGCTGGAGAAGCGCCCGATTCCCCAGCGGCCCGCGGGCTCGGCCACGCCCTAG
- a CDS encoding amidohydrolase family protein, whose amino-acid sequence MTSADIRARLGHPVVDADGHLIETLPVFRSFFLDYVKDLAGGDLAARFEAAGGMDFDDMVLRPWSALSEDQRREIWATRPSWWSLPAANTKDRATAHLPRLLYERLDEFGIDFTVLYPSRGLTTLSMRDAELRQVACRALNAFHAEIYFPYADRMTPVALIPTHTPDEALAELEHAVAGLGFKAIMINGAIHRPVGNATEASDKSVPNWGSGAQTRIDTLGLDSEYDYDPLWARCVELGVSPASHTPGMGWGARRSVSNYMYNHIGSFGASMEAFCKSLFLGGVTHRFPELGFGLLEGGVGWACSLYADLLSHWEKRNRETIHHLDPARIDTRLMIDLFEKYGDERFRADLDGLSQSFTKLEPEPPTLDEWSACGIDRAEDVRDRFVPNFYFGCEADDPMVAWAFNTELNPLGAQLRAMFSSDMGHWDVPDMAGILAEAWELVEDGHLDEAAFEAFVCTNPMRFYTSVNPRFFEGTRCADAAAKLVADEA is encoded by the coding sequence ATGACCTCGGCTGACATCCGCGCCCGACTGGGGCACCCCGTCGTGGACGCCGACGGGCACCTGATCGAAACCCTGCCGGTGTTCCGCAGCTTCTTCCTCGACTACGTGAAGGATCTCGCGGGCGGGGATCTGGCCGCGCGTTTCGAGGCCGCCGGCGGCATGGACTTCGACGACATGGTGCTGCGCCCGTGGAGCGCACTCTCGGAGGACCAACGCCGCGAGATCTGGGCCACCCGTCCGTCCTGGTGGAGCCTGCCGGCGGCGAACACGAAGGACCGGGCGACCGCGCACCTGCCGCGCCTGCTCTACGAACGGCTCGACGAGTTCGGCATCGACTTCACCGTGCTCTACCCGAGCCGCGGCTTGACGACGCTTTCGATGCGCGATGCCGAGCTGCGCCAGGTCGCGTGCCGCGCGCTCAACGCGTTCCACGCGGAGATCTACTTCCCCTACGCCGACCGCATGACGCCCGTGGCCCTGATCCCGACCCATACGCCCGACGAGGCGCTCGCCGAGCTCGAGCACGCGGTCGCGGGCCTCGGCTTCAAGGCGATCATGATCAACGGGGCGATCCACCGGCCCGTCGGCAACGCGACCGAAGCGAGCGACAAGTCGGTGCCGAACTGGGGATCCGGCGCCCAAACGCGGATCGACACCCTGGGACTCGACAGCGAGTACGACTACGACCCGCTGTGGGCACGTTGCGTGGAGCTCGGGGTGTCCCCCGCCTCGCACACCCCGGGCATGGGCTGGGGCGCCCGCCGCTCGGTGTCGAACTACATGTACAACCACATCGGCTCCTTCGGCGCGAGCATGGAAGCGTTCTGCAAATCGCTCTTCCTTGGCGGCGTCACCCATCGCTTCCCCGAGCTCGGCTTCGGCCTCCTCGAAGGCGGCGTGGGCTGGGCATGTTCGCTCTACGCCGACCTGCTCTCCCATTGGGAGAAACGCAACCGCGAGACGATCCACCACCTCGACCCCGCCCGGATCGACACGCGCCTGATGATCGACCTGTTCGAGAAGTACGGCGACGAACGGTTCCGCGCCGATCTGGACGGCCTGAGCCAGTCCTTCACGAAGCTCGAGCCCGAGCCGCCCACGCTCGACGAGTGGTCCGCCTGCGGGATCGACCGCGCCGAAGACGTGCGCGACCGCTTCGTGCCGAACTTCTACTTCGGCTGCGAAGCCGACGATCCGATGGTCGCCTGGGCGTTCAACACGGAGCTCAACCCGCTGGGCGCCCAGCTGCGGGCGATGTTCAGCTCGGACATGGGCCACTGGGACGTGCCGGACATGGCCGGCATCCTCGCCGAAGCCTGGGAGCTCGTCGAAGACGGTCACCTCGACGAGGCCGCCTTCGAAGCCTTCGTGTGCACGAACCCGATGCGCTTCTACACCAGCGTGAACCCGCGCTTCTTCGAGGGCACCCGCTGCGCCGACGCCGCCGCGAAGCTCGTGGCAGACGAAGCATGA